In the Oscillatoria salina IIICB1 genome, one interval contains:
- a CDS encoding SagB/ThcOx family dehydrogenase — protein sequence HPLRHRLILISKEAHLERNLYSYSNREIFDRAAFALFSIGSLDAIAPLYGEFARNFCLIEAGYIGQLLSEECHRYNIGLCAIGDSIDAKVLETCFHLTDDDILLHGFLGGAIAPEQKQQWLQPQKTNSENTLSFEQELRKLLAARLPDYMMPSAFVFLDELPLTANGKINRKALPSPEFQFSQTTYVEPRNPQEELLTQIWQDVLEIDPIGIRENFFELGGNSLQATQILTRIREALPAANLSLRQLIHAATIAELAEAIEENLLAQIEQLSDEEAAHFLHDK from the coding sequence CCATCCCCTGCGCCATCGGCTTATTTTAATTTCCAAAGAGGCACATTTGGAACGGAATCTCTATAGCTACTCCAACCGCGAGATTTTCGATCGCGCCGCTTTTGCTCTGTTTTCCATTGGCTCTCTTGACGCGATCGCGCCTTTATACGGCGAATTCGCCCGAAATTTTTGCCTGATCGAGGCGGGGTATATAGGTCAACTATTGAGCGAGGAGTGCCATCGCTATAATATCGGACTCTGTGCCATCGGCGACTCCATTGATGCCAAAGTGCTAGAGACCTGTTTTCACCTCACTGACGATGATATCCTCTTGCATGGATTCCTCGGTGGCGCGATAGCACCCGAACAAAAGCAGCAATGGTTGCAACCACAGAAGACAAACTCAGAAAACACCCTCTCTTTCGAGCAAGAATTACGGAAATTATTAGCCGCACGACTACCTGATTATATGATGCCTTCTGCCTTTGTTTTCTTAGATGAATTACCCCTCACAGCCAACGGCAAAATCAACCGCAAAGCTCTCCCTTCTCCTGAATTTCAATTCTCTCAAACTACCTACGTTGAACCACGCAATCCTCAAGAAGAACTCCTCACGCAAATTTGGCAAGACGTTTTAGAGATCGATCCCATCGGCATTCGCGAAAACTTCTTCGAGCTTGGGGGCAATTCCCTACAAGCGACGCAAATTCTGACGCGAATTCGAGAAGCCTTACCCGCAGCTAATTTGAGCCTTCGCCAACTCATCCACGCAGCAACTATTGCCGAATTAGCCGAGGCAATTGAAGAGAATTTACTGGCTCAAATCGAACAACTATCCGATGAAGAAGCCGCGCATTTTTTGCATGACAAATAA